The genome window CACCGCAGCCGCAGATGGACCGCCAGCCCGCCCCGGAGGCCGACGTCAGCCGCGTGCAGGCGCCGCGCCTGGCGCTGGGTGCCGATGTCGCCGGCGGGCCCTTCATCGGCAGCTATTCGCCCGGCGAAGGGGCGGGGCGGGGCGACTCGCAGCTGGTGCCGCTGGTGCGGCTGTCGCCGCGCTACCCGCGCAACGCTGCCCGCGACGGTGTCGAGGGCAAGGTGCGGTTGGAGGTCACCGTGCGTCCGGACGGCACCGTCAAGGAGGCGCGCGTGCTGGAGGCCGAGCCGCGCGGCTACTTCGAGGCCGCCGCCGTGGCCGCCGCGCGCCGCGGCCGTTTCAAGCCGCGCACGGTGGACGGCGAGCCGGTAGAGTCCACCGGTCAGTACACGATGATCTTCCGTCTCGAATGATCGTGCGTTGCCTTCCCCTCATCGCGCTGCTCGGTGGCCTGGCCTTCGGCATGCCGGTCGCCGCGCAGGACTGCGCCGGCGGTGATGACCCGCCGGGCCTGAGCGAGTCGGTATATCGCCAGCTCGAAAGCGCTTCCGAGGCCATCGAGGCCGGCGCGTCGGGCAAGGCCGTGGCGACGCTGGACAAGCTCGTCGACCGCGTCGACGGTTATGCGCGCGCCATTGCTTTGCAGACACGCGGCTACGCCCACGCTGAAGCGGGCAGCGACGCCAGGGCGCTGTCCGATTTCCGAGAAGCGCTGGCGATGGAAGCGCTGCCGCGCGAGCCGCAGCAGCAGCTGCGCTACAACACCGGCCAGCTGCAGATCGCCAGCGGCGAACTGGAAGGCGGCATCAGGACCATGCAGGAATACTTCGCCGCCGCCTGCGAGCCGCCGCCACCGCGTGCGCACATGCTGCTGGCCTCGGCCTATGCCGAGCAGGAGCGCTACCGGGATGCGCTCGATCAGGTCGAGCAGGCCGTCGCGCGCAGCGAGGGCGAGGTCGCCGAGAACTGGCTGCGCTTCAAGCTCGGCCTGCATTTCGAGCTCGCCGAGTACGGTGCCGCCGCCGAGGTGCTGAAGATTCTCATCGCCCGCGCACCGCGCGAGTCGCGCTACTGGCGCCAGCTCGTCGGGGCCTACTTCGAGGACGGCCAGCGGCGCCGCGCGCTGGCCGCGCAGGCGCTGAGCGAGCGTCTCGGCCTGCTCACCGAGCCGCGCGAGCTGCGCAATCTGGCTTCGCTGTATGAGGCGCTGGAGATCCCCTGGAAGGCGGCGCGCCTGCTGCGCGAGGCCCTCGACGACGGGCGGCTGCCGGGAAACGCCGAGGATCTGGAGCGGCTGGCCAACGCCTGGGTGGCGGCGCGCGAGTGGGCCGAAGCCGATTCCGCGCTGCTGGCCGCCGCCGAGGCTGCGCCGGACGCCAAGCTCTATCTGCGCCTGGGCCAGGTGCGCATGGAGCGCGGCCGCTGGGCGGAAGCCGTCAGCGCCTTCGAGCAGGCCGTCGCGCGCGGGCCGGAAGACGCCGGGCGCGTGCACTACCAGCTGGGCATCGCCGCCTGGCGCGCCGGCGACATCGCGCGTGCACGCAGCGCGCTCGAACGCGCCGCCGAGGACACCGCCCAGCGCGAGGCCGCGCGCCAGTGGCTGGACTACATCGCCCGCAGCGAGTCCGCCTGATGCGGCGCCGCCTGGCGGGGGTCGCGCTGCTGCTGGCAGGGCTGATCGCTACGCCGCTGGCGGCGCAGCAAGGCAACACCCTGCATCGCGGCAACGGCGCCGAACCCGAGACGCTGGACCCGCACCGTGCCACCAGCGTGGCCAGCAGCCATATCCTGCGCGATCTCTACGAGGGCCTGGTCACCCACGCCGCCGACGGTAGCCTGATCCCGGGTGCGGCCGAATCCTGGACGGTCAGCGATGGCGGCCTGCGCTGGGTCTTCGAGCTGCGCGCCGACGGCCGCTGGTCCAATGGCGAGCCGGTCACCGCGCAGGACTTCGTCGCCGGCCTGCGCCGCAGCATCGCGCCCGCCACCGGCTCCTACTACGCGCAGATGCTGGAGATCATCGAGAACGGCCCGGCGATTCTCGAAGGCAAAGCGGAGCCGCAGACGCTGGGCGTGCGCGCGCTGGACACGCATCGGCTGGAGATCCGGCTGGAAACGCCCGCGCCCTATCTGCCCGGCATGCTGACGCATCCGGCCACCTTCGCCGTCTACCAGCCGGCCATCGACGAATACGGCAAGGCCTTCGACCGGCCGGGCAGGCTGGTCAGCAACGGCGCCTACCAATTGGCGGAGCGCCGCCTGCAGTCGCACGTCACGCTGGCGCGCAATCCGCACTTCCACGACGCCGACAACGTGGCGCTGGAACGCGTCGTCTATCACAGCACCGAGGACGTCGATTCCGAGCTGTCGCGCTACCGCGCCGGCGAGCTGGACTGGACGGCCGACGTGCCGGTGACGCGCATGGAGTGGGTGCGCAACAACATCCCCGAGCAGTTCCACGCTCACCCCTATTTCGGCACCTACTACTACGGCTTCAACCTGGAGCGCCCGCCCTTCGAGGACGCGCCGGGCCTGCGCCGGGCGCTGGCCATGGTCATCGACCGCAGCCGCATCGCCGGGCGCATCGTCGGCACCGGCGAGCAGCCGGCCTTCGGCTTCGTGCCGCCCGGGCTGGAGGGTTACGAGGGTCAGCAGCCCGACTGGGCGGAGTGGTCGCTGGAGCGCCGCCGCGAGGAAGCCCGCCGGCTCTACCGCGAGGCGGGCTACTCCGAGGACGAGCCACTGGAGGTGGAGCTGCGCTACAACACGCAGGAGAACCACCGCCGCATCGCCATCGCCATCGCCTGGATGTGGCGCGAGCATCTGGGCGTGCGCACGCGGCTGATCAACGAGGAGTTCAAGGTCTTCCTGACCACGCGCCGCCTGAAGCAGGACACGCAGGTGTTCCGCGCCGGCTGGATCGGCGATTATCAGGACGCCTTCACCTTCCTGGAGATCCTGCATTCCAGCCACGGCCTCAACGACACCGGCTACGCCAGCGACGCCTTT of Algiphilus aromaticivorans DG1253 contains these proteins:
- a CDS encoding energy transducer TonB, translating into MRALASLLAAAFAVLGLFWVMQYLVLSGDDADVDTERYQAVDFVRVEREERTQRRDRSKPEPPEPPERPPEPPQPQMDRQPAPEADVSRVQAPRLALGADVAGGPFIGSYSPGEGAGRGDSQLVPLVRLSPRYPRNAARDGVEGKVRLEVTVRPDGTVKEARVLEAEPRGYFEAAAVAAARRGRFKPRTVDGEPVESTGQYTMIFRLE
- a CDS encoding tetratricopeptide repeat protein — encoded protein: MRCLPLIALLGGLAFGMPVAAQDCAGGDDPPGLSESVYRQLESASEAIEAGASGKAVATLDKLVDRVDGYARAIALQTRGYAHAEAGSDARALSDFREALAMEALPREPQQQLRYNTGQLQIASGELEGGIRTMQEYFAAACEPPPPRAHMLLASAYAEQERYRDALDQVEQAVARSEGEVAENWLRFKLGLHFELAEYGAAAEVLKILIARAPRESRYWRQLVGAYFEDGQRRRALAAQALSERLGLLTEPRELRNLASLYEALEIPWKAARLLREALDDGRLPGNAEDLERLANAWVAAREWAEADSALLAAAEAAPDAKLYLRLGQVRMERGRWAEAVSAFEQAVARGPEDAGRVHYQLGIAAWRAGDIARARSALERAAEDTAQREAARQWLDYIARSESA
- a CDS encoding peptide ABC transporter substrate-binding protein yields the protein MRRRLAGVALLLAGLIATPLAAQQGNTLHRGNGAEPETLDPHRATSVASSHILRDLYEGLVTHAADGSLIPGAAESWTVSDGGLRWVFELRADGRWSNGEPVTAQDFVAGLRRSIAPATGSYYAQMLEIIENGPAILEGKAEPQTLGVRALDTHRLEIRLETPAPYLPGMLTHPATFAVYQPAIDEYGKAFDRPGRLVSNGAYQLAERRLQSHVTLARNPHFHDADNVALERVVYHSTEDVDSELSRYRAGELDWTADVPVTRMEWVRNNIPEQFHAHPYFGTYYYGFNLERPPFEDAPGLRRALAMVIDRSRIAGRIVGTGEQPAFGFVPPGLEGYEGQQPDWAEWSLERRREEARRLYREAGYSEDEPLEVELRYNTQENHRRIAIAIAWMWREHLGVRTRLINEEFKVFLTTRRLKQDTQVFRAGWIGDYQDAFTFLEILHSSHGLNDTGYASDAFDAHLQAAAAEADADARAEHLQAAEAQLLEDLPVLPIYFYTSRRLVKPHVAGWEGNLMDVHPTRFMRLTPIVTP